One genomic region from Macellibacteroides fermentans encodes:
- a CDS encoding SusC/RagA family TonB-linked outer membrane protein: MKEKIHSCKVRIILSVAMGLLFSLGVFAQQITVKGHVKDASGIPIIGANVVIKGSTIGSVTDLDGNFQLQAPQDATISISFVGYKPTEVKAAPVLMVVLQEDAVMLEGTVVIGYGSVKKEDVTGSVLAIDADKLTKGMATSASDLLVGKAAGVSVVTDGGAPGASAAIRIRGGSSMSASNDPLIVIDGVPVDNQGISGMSNPLATVHPSDIATFTILKDASATAIYGSRASNGVIIITTKTGKTGRVKVDYNGSFSVSTKYNEVSVMDSETFRNFVTTKFGAGSNQAKALGNTSTNWQDQIFRTAYSTDHNVSISGAIPNMPYRASVAYTNENGILKTSNLERVTGSLSANPNFFDKKLNINLNVKGVYNTNRFANQGAIGMATQFDPTQPVYMDNNNYGNGYFIYMKTDGKPVDIALTNPVAMLEQRNDESTVYRSIGNAQIDYRMHFLPDLRANLNVGYDVSKSEGDVIIADNSPMTYTSGNFKQGFGENTYYYQLKRNTLLDFYLNYAKEIGINNIDVMAGYSWQHFYNSTRNRYPYSAAFAQSKGEEFYKEGDEYESENYLISFFGRLNYTLLNRYLVTFTLRNDGSSRFNPDGRWGLFPSVALAWKMNEEAFLKDVDALSDLKLRLGYGITGQQNLGSSDYPYMARYMYSKAGANYYFGDTKYSLIAPLAYDENLKWEETTTWNAGLDYGFLNGRITGALDFYFRETKDLLNTVSVAAGTNFSNQLLTNVGTLENKGVEFSINAHPVVTKDWDWTIGYNISYNKNTITKMTLNDDPNYVGAIHGGIDGGTGFNALIHAVGKPFNSFYVYEQVYTPEGVPVEGAYVDQNGDGKTDEKDLITYKKAAPDVFMGFSSQLSYKNWDFAFALRASLGNYAYNNIQSQREAWGGSQMYDQTGFLKNRVTTAEYTNFNNARYLSNYYIQNASFLRMDNISIGYTFNKVFTKDQKARVYATVQNPFVITKYDGLDPEFNNNGIDNNIYPRPRVYMIGLSLNF, translated from the coding sequence ATGAAAGAGAAGATTCATTCTTGTAAGGTTAGAATTATCCTGTCTGTTGCGATGGGATTACTATTCTCCCTCGGTGTCTTTGCACAGCAAATAACTGTAAAAGGCCATGTGAAAGATGCCAGCGGTATACCAATTATTGGTGCGAATGTTGTTATTAAAGGATCTACAATCGGATCGGTAACCGATCTGGATGGTAATTTCCAGCTTCAAGCTCCTCAAGATGCTACTATTTCCATTTCATTTGTAGGATACAAACCCACAGAGGTAAAGGCTGCTCCGGTATTGATGGTGGTTCTTCAGGAAGATGCCGTTATGCTGGAAGGTACAGTGGTTATTGGTTACGGTTCTGTTAAAAAGGAAGACGTTACCGGCTCTGTATTGGCTATTGATGCCGATAAACTTACCAAGGGTATGGCTACTTCGGCTTCAGACCTGCTGGTAGGTAAGGCTGCCGGTGTAAGTGTTGTTACCGATGGTGGTGCTCCGGGTGCTTCGGCTGCAATCCGTATCCGCGGAGGTTCGTCCATGTCGGCCAGCAACGATCCGCTTATCGTTATCGACGGTGTTCCTGTAGACAATCAGGGTATCAGCGGGATGTCTAACCCGTTGGCTACCGTTCACCCCAGCGATATCGCTACATTTACAATCCTGAAGGATGCCTCGGCTACCGCTATCTACGGTTCGCGTGCATCAAACGGTGTAATCATCATCACGACCAAGACTGGTAAGACTGGCCGGGTTAAAGTGGATTACAACGGTTCGTTCTCCGTTAGTACCAAGTACAACGAAGTAAGTGTGATGGATTCCGAGACTTTCCGCAATTTTGTAACTACAAAATTCGGTGCCGGAAGCAATCAGGCCAAGGCTTTGGGTAACACCAGCACAAACTGGCAGGATCAGATTTTCAGAACGGCTTACAGCACAGACCATAACGTAAGTATTTCCGGAGCAATTCCTAATATGCCTTACCGTGCTTCTGTGGCTTATACAAATGAGAATGGTATCCTGAAGACTTCCAACCTCGAACGTGTTACGGGTTCATTAAGTGCCAATCCTAATTTCTTCGACAAGAAGTTGAACATCAACTTAAATGTGAAGGGGGTTTATAACACCAACCGTTTTGCCAACCAGGGTGCTATCGGTATGGCTACTCAGTTTGATCCTACTCAGCCTGTTTATATGGATAACAATAACTACGGAAACGGCTATTTTATCTATATGAAAACAGATGGCAAACCTGTAGATATCGCTCTTACAAACCCGGTTGCCATGTTGGAACAGCGTAACGACGAGTCTACCGTGTACAGAAGTATCGGTAACGCTCAGATCGATTATCGTATGCATTTCTTGCCCGACTTACGTGCTAACCTGAATGTGGGTTACGACGTTTCAAAAAGTGAAGGCGATGTGATTATTGCGGACAACTCTCCTATGACCTATACTTCCGGTAACTTTAAGCAGGGATTTGGTGAAAACACCTATTATTATCAGCTTAAACGGAATACATTACTTGATTTCTATCTGAATTATGCCAAAGAGATCGGCATCAACAACATTGATGTAATGGCTGGTTACTCCTGGCAGCATTTCTATAACAGCACAAGAAACAGATACCCCTACTCTGCTGCCTTCGCTCAATCGAAGGGTGAAGAGTTCTATAAGGAAGGCGACGAATACGAATCTGAAAACTACCTGATTTCTTTCTTCGGTCGTTTAAATTACACGTTGTTGAATCGTTACCTGGTAACATTTACATTGCGTAACGACGGTTCTTCACGCTTTAACCCGGATGGTCGCTGGGGTTTGTTCCCATCGGTTGCTCTGGCATGGAAGATGAACGAAGAGGCTTTCCTGAAGGATGTGGATGCATTGTCTGATCTTAAATTGCGTTTGGGATACGGTATAACCGGTCAGCAGAACCTGGGTAGCAGCGACTATCCTTACATGGCTCGTTATATGTACAGCAAGGCGGGTGCCAACTATTACTTTGGCGACACCAAGTATTCGCTGATCGCTCCGTTGGCATACGACGAAAACCTGAAGTGGGAAGAAACAACTACCTGGAATGCCGGATTGGATTATGGCTTCCTGAACGGCCGCATCACCGGTGCCCTTGATTTCTATTTCAGAGAAACAAAGGATTTATTGAATACCGTATCGGTTGCCGCCGGTACCAACTTCAGCAACCAGTTGCTTACCAACGTAGGTACATTGGAAAACAAAGGGGTTGAATTCAGTATCAACGCTCACCCGGTTGTAACAAAGGATTGGGACTGGACCATCGGTTATAATATTTCATACAATAAGAACACGATCACCAAGATGACTTTGAATGACGATCCTAACTATGTGGGTGCTATTCACGGTGGTATCGATGGTGGTACAGGTTTCAACGCCTTGATTCATGCTGTTGGCAAACCGTTTAACTCATTCTATGTATACGAACAGGTTTATACTCCGGAAGGTGTGCCTGTAGAAGGTGCTTACGTAGACCAGAACGGCGACGGCAAGACCGACGAAAAAGACCTGATCACTTACAAGAAAGCGGCTCCGGATGTATTTATGGGATTCTCTTCTCAGCTGTCTTATAAGAACTGGGATTTCGCCTTCGCATTGCGTGCAAGCTTAGGAAACTATGCTTACAACAACATCCAGTCGCAACGTGAAGCTTGGGGTGGTTCGCAGATGTACGACCAGACCGGATTCCTGAAGAACCGTGTTACTACAGCCGAATATACAAACTTCAACAATGCACGCTACTTGTCGAACTACTATATCCAGAATGCTTCATTCCTGCGTATGGACAACATTTCGATAGGTTATACTTTCAACAAAGTGTTTACTAAAGATCAAAAAGCAAGAGTATATGCAACGGTGCAGAATCCGTTTGTAATTACAAAGTACGACGGTTTGGATCCTGAATTCAACAACAACGGTATTGACAACAATATCTATCCTCGTCCACGTGTATATATGATTGGTTTGAGCCTTAATTTTTAA
- a CDS encoding LacI family DNA-binding transcriptional regulator, protein MKKRQITIKDIAKSLNVAPSTVSRALADHPDISKETKELVLAFAKEHKYKPNALALSLRTSNTKTIGVILPQIVHFFFSSVLSGIEDEAEKAGYRVIISQSNEVFEREVRGAYTLQESRVCGVLASVAKTTTSFSHFQELIDSGVPVVFFDRICTGILTDRVVVDDYAGVQTAVEYLINTGCRRIAFYGSESHMPISRNRRMGYEDALRKHGIFVDKSLMTICNNYKDALAITPSMLNLPEPPDAFFAVNDETALGILNVVKAKGLKVPDQVSICGFTNNAIAEISNPQLTSVDQHGYEMGATSMRLLLDHIEGRRESDQIVNKIIKTNLVVRETTR, encoded by the coding sequence ATGAAAAAGCGGCAAATAACGATAAAAGATATAGCGAAATCACTTAATGTAGCACCCTCAACCGTATCCAGGGCTCTGGCCGATCATCCGGACATCAGCAAGGAGACAAAAGAGCTGGTTCTTGCTTTTGCCAAAGAGCATAAATACAAACCCAATGCCCTTGCATTGAGTTTGCGCACAAGCAACACCAAAACCATCGGGGTGATACTTCCTCAGATTGTGCATTTCTTCTTTTCATCGGTTTTGTCGGGTATCGAAGACGAGGCCGAAAAGGCCGGATACCGGGTGATCATCTCCCAAAGCAACGAAGTGTTCGAGCGCGAGGTGCGCGGGGCATACACCCTGCAGGAATCCCGTGTGTGCGGAGTGCTTGCTTCGGTGGCGAAAACAACCACCTCCTTCTCGCATTTTCAGGAACTGATAGACAGCGGAGTGCCGGTAGTGTTTTTCGACCGTATCTGTACCGGAATTCTTACAGACCGCGTGGTGGTAGACGATTATGCCGGTGTGCAAACAGCCGTGGAGTACCTTATTAATACAGGCTGCCGGCGTATTGCCTTTTACGGATCTGAATCACATATGCCCATTTCGCGCAACCGGCGCATGGGGTACGAAGATGCCCTGCGCAAACACGGAATATTTGTGGATAAATCGTTGATGACCATCTGCAATAATTACAAAGATGCCCTTGCCATCACCCCCTCTATGCTTAATTTGCCCGAGCCTCCCGATGCCTTTTTTGCCGTAAACGACGAAACCGCTCTGGGTATCCTCAATGTGGTGAAGGCCAAAGGGCTTAAAGTACCCGACCAGGTATCCATCTGCGGGTTCACAAACAATGCCATCGCAGAGATAAGTAATCCCCAGCTTACGTCGGTCGACCAGCACGGATACGAAATGGGGGCCACCTCCATGCGCCTGCTGCTCGATCACATCGAAGGACGGCGCGAGAGTGATCAGATTGTCAATAAGATAATCAAGACAAACCTGGTTGTCCGCGAAACCACCCGCTGA
- a CDS encoding MFS transporter, with protein sequence MKKKPFLNFWQIWNLTFGFLGIQFGFALQNANSSRILQTYGADVEHLSLFWLAAPLTGMIIQPIIGHYSDKTWCRLGRRRPFFLVGAILTTIALVLMPNADLFLSPGTAHAILSPVLIGAGMLMIMDASINVTMEPFRALVGDMLPDEQHTKGFSIQTFLIGVGAVVGSLLPSIMNNFFGLSNTAAPGEVPDNVKVAFYVGAAILFSSVMWTIVKTKEYSPEELAAFSEKETTSEVKKKNGFLEILHDIRHMPKVMVQLGMCQFFSWFALFSMWVYTTPALAQHVYGVTDPASAQYAVAADKVGELFSVYNFVAMLFALMLIPIAKGIGRKATHAVCLLLGGGGLITMYLFTNPDLMFASMIGIGIAWASILAMPYAILSDSLPPAKMGTYMGIFNFFITIPQIVNGVIHGWIVNHVYNGQPIYALLTGGCFLILAAVSVTLIKEKSKVKA encoded by the coding sequence ATGAAGAAAAAACCTTTTTTGAACTTCTGGCAAATATGGAACCTTACCTTTGGTTTCCTCGGTATACAATTCGGATTTGCACTGCAAAACGCAAACTCAAGCAGAATTTTACAAACCTACGGAGCAGATGTGGAACATCTTTCGCTCTTCTGGCTGGCAGCACCGCTAACGGGGATGATCATCCAGCCCATCATAGGTCATTATTCGGATAAAACATGGTGCCGGTTGGGCCGCCGCCGTCCGTTCTTCCTTGTGGGAGCCATCCTTACCACCATCGCTCTGGTGCTGATGCCCAATGCGGACCTCTTCTTATCGCCCGGAACGGCCCATGCCATCTTGTCGCCGGTATTGATCGGAGCCGGTATGCTTATGATTATGGATGCCTCCATCAATGTAACCATGGAACCATTCAGGGCCCTGGTGGGAGATATGTTGCCGGACGAACAGCACACCAAGGGATTCTCCATCCAGACATTCCTTATCGGGGTGGGAGCCGTGGTAGGCTCGCTGTTACCCAGTATCATGAATAACTTTTTCGGACTGTCCAACACCGCTGCTCCCGGCGAAGTGCCCGACAATGTGAAAGTAGCCTTCTACGTTGGGGCCGCCATCCTGTTCAGCAGTGTGATGTGGACCATCGTCAAGACCAAAGAATATTCGCCTGAGGAGCTAGCCGCTTTCTCCGAAAAGGAAACAACCTCCGAAGTAAAGAAAAAGAATGGTTTCCTCGAGATACTGCACGATATCAGGCATATGCCCAAGGTAATGGTGCAGCTCGGGATGTGTCAGTTCTTCTCCTGGTTTGCCCTCTTCTCGATGTGGGTTTATACCACACCTGCACTGGCGCAACATGTGTACGGCGTAACTGACCCCGCATCTGCGCAGTATGCGGTGGCGGCCGATAAAGTGGGAGAGCTCTTCAGCGTATACAACTTTGTGGCCATGCTGTTTGCCCTGATGCTGATACCCATCGCCAAAGGAATCGGCCGGAAAGCAACCCATGCCGTATGCCTTCTGCTGGGAGGCGGGGGACTAATCACCATGTACCTGTTTACCAATCCGGACCTGATGTTCGCCTCCATGATAGGTATCGGTATAGCCTGGGCAAGTATCCTGGCCATGCCCTACGCCATCCTATCAGATAGTCTGCCTCCCGCTAAAATGGGAACTTATATGGGAATATTCAACTTCTTTATCACCATTCCCCAGATAGTAAACGGCGTAATCCACGGCTGGATAGTAAACCACGTGTATAACGGTCAGCCAATCTACGCCCTTTTAACCGGCGGATGTTTCCTGATCCTTGCAGCCGTTTCGGTAACCCTGATCAAAGAAAAGTCCAAAGTAAAGGCTTGA
- a CDS encoding DUF4248 domain-containing protein: MKVFTIKSYGFGELSSLFSPDINMASASKQLKRWITANPKLLHLLQQEGWEKGHRRLTPKMVQHIVSVLEEP, encoded by the coding sequence ATGAAAGTGTTCACTATTAAAAGTTATGGTTTCGGGGAGCTATCTTCCCTGTTCTCTCCGGATATAAACATGGCCTCTGCCTCCAAACAACTTAAACGCTGGATTACCGCCAACCCCAAACTCCTCCACCTCCTCCAACAGGAAGGATGGGAAAAAGGGCACAGACGGTTAACCCCCAAAATGGTGCAACACATCGTTTCTGTATTAGAAGAGCCCTGA
- a CDS encoding toxin-antitoxin system YwqK family antitoxin → MELGKDTYVNGQKIYELKDNQLTFYYKDGKLKAQGPFENGMLQGKWTFYRATGQLWEIGHFKNDLKDGSWIRYDRNDTIEYNETFQNGKICKK, encoded by the coding sequence ATGGAATTAGGAAAAGACACCTATGTAAATGGTCAGAAAATATACGAGCTGAAAGACAACCAGCTTACTTTCTATTACAAAGACGGCAAACTTAAAGCCCAGGGACCTTTCGAGAATGGCATGCTGCAGGGTAAATGGACATTTTACCGGGCAACCGGACAACTATGGGAAATAGGGCACTTCAAAAACGATCTCAAAGACGGAAGCTGGATCCGCTACGACCGGAACGACACCATCGAATACAACGAAACCTTTCAAAACGGTAAAATCTGCAAGAAGTAA